The following are encoded in a window of Calditrichota bacterium genomic DNA:
- the ssb gene encoding single-stranded DNA-binding protein produces the protein MASRGVNKVILIGHLGADPELRYTPSGAAVANLRVATNEV, from the coding sequence ATGGCATCGCGAGGCGTAAACAAGGTCATCCTGATCGGCCATTTAGGGGCCGATCCCGAACTGCGCTACACCCCCAGTGGCGCGGCCGTGGCCAACCTGCGGGTGGCCACCAACGAGGTC